Proteins found in one Gordonia sp. PDNC005 genomic segment:
- a CDS encoding anti-sigma factor: MTDMPESNEHDDLLDMAVPYALDALDELGRARVEARVAAADASVRDAFRTEVASVRDVLADLSEATAQTPRVGLRDEILDEAARVDRGRRVDSRRPRWIAAAAAAAVVVAVGGGIIGYTASRQDPPTQTTAERVFGATDVRTTTGPLASGRASVTYSESAGAGVLVMNDVPPPAAGTVYQLWLVGPNGARLGGVMKSDDVAPSTTATVDDLGDATSIAFTVGDAARPETMISDPVASLPLG; the protein is encoded by the coding sequence ATGACTGACATGCCGGAGTCGAACGAGCACGACGACCTGCTCGACATGGCTGTTCCCTACGCGCTCGACGCACTGGACGAACTCGGGCGAGCCAGAGTCGAGGCACGGGTCGCGGCCGCTGACGCTTCGGTGCGGGACGCGTTCCGCACGGAGGTAGCCTCCGTCCGCGATGTATTGGCCGACCTCAGCGAGGCCACTGCACAGACGCCTCGTGTCGGACTCCGCGACGAGATCCTCGATGAGGCGGCTCGAGTCGACAGAGGACGCCGCGTTGATTCCCGGCGGCCGCGTTGGATCGCTGCCGCAGCAGCCGCGGCGGTTGTCGTCGCGGTCGGTGGCGGGATCATCGGCTACACCGCGTCACGTCAGGACCCGCCGACACAGACGACGGCCGAGCGAGTCTTCGGTGCGACCGACGTGCGAACCACCACCGGTCCACTGGCCAGCGGACGGGCGTCCGTCACATACTCGGAGTCGGCAGGAGCGGGCGTCCTCGTGATGAACGACGTCCCGCCACCCGCCGCAGGCACCGTCTACCAGCTGTGGCTGGTCGGTCCGAACGGGGCTCGTCTCGGCGGTGTGATGAAGTCGGACGACGTAGCACCTTCGACGACCGCCACCGTCGACGATCTCGGAGACGCCACGTCCATCGCGTTCACCGTCGGCGATGCGGCGCGTCCGGAGACGATGATCTCCGATCCGGTGGCGAGTCTGCCGCTCGGCTAG
- the sigK gene encoding ECF RNA polymerase sigma factor SigK produces the protein MMVGVVVDRRPGSGATLVADDFWNLVVTGTDTDSTVLADLLSRSAAGDVEAFADLYDRTSARVYGMVLRVLRDPGYSEETTQEVYLQVWRGAAAYDPAEGAPVSWLLSIAHRRAVDRVRSESSASRRESDYGAREITAIVDDVSEEVQAREAGRRVRHCLSTLSALQAEAVGLAYYGGLSYSEVAERLAVGLPAVKSRIRDGLKRLRGCLGDD, from the coding sequence GTGATGGTCGGTGTGGTTGTCGACAGGAGACCGGGCAGCGGGGCTACTCTGGTCGCTGATGACTTCTGGAACCTCGTCGTGACCGGCACGGACACCGACTCGACCGTCCTCGCCGACCTGCTGTCGCGGTCTGCCGCAGGCGATGTCGAAGCATTCGCCGACCTGTACGACCGGACCAGCGCACGCGTCTACGGGATGGTGCTGCGTGTGCTCCGAGATCCCGGCTACTCCGAGGAGACCACCCAAGAGGTGTACCTGCAGGTGTGGCGAGGCGCCGCGGCATACGACCCTGCCGAAGGCGCGCCCGTCTCCTGGCTCCTGTCGATCGCGCACCGTCGAGCGGTCGACCGCGTCAGATCGGAATCGTCGGCATCCCGCCGCGAATCGGACTACGGAGCCCGAGAGATCACCGCGATCGTCGACGACGTGAGCGAGGAGGTCCAGGCGAGGGAAGCGGGACGGCGGGTGCGCCACTGCCTGTCCACGCTCAGCGCGCTGCAGGCCGAAGCCGTCGGGCTCGCCTATTACGGAGGTCTCTCGTACAGCGAGGTCGCCGAACGGCTCGCCGTGGGTCTGCCCGCGGTGAAGAGTCGGATCAGAGATGGACTGAAGCGTCTGAGGGGGTGTTTGGGGGATGACTGA
- a CDS encoding cyclopropane-fatty-acyl-phospholipid synthase family protein: protein MTVDRDDRPSTLLTDRTRRPAVALPDAPAAATSGLRGAAARVLFERVAHRLPIVVEYGPSSARTHGDLPTMTITDPDAFFRRIGSDGLIGLGESYMAGEWTADDLVGVLVPFAERIGTVVPRSLQRLRRLLLPTQPSDEENSVDNTRSNISRHYDLSNDLFALFLDETLTYSSAHFGSDEQAAATEWDGLADAQRAKIDRLLDHAQVGAGTRVLEIGTGWGELALRAAARGATVRSVTLSAEQRAHALHRAHEAGLDDRIRVDLLDYRAVDGEYDAVVSVEMIEAVGMAYWPTYFKTVERLLAPAGRAAIQAITMPHDRMLSSARTYTWIHKYIFPGGQIPSDEAMRDAAASAGLRIDAVEEFGMHYARTLRLWRERFEGQWPLIADLGFDETFRRMWTFYLAYSEAGFAARYLDVVHLRFVKNKN from the coding sequence ATGACCGTCGACCGAGACGACCGCCCGTCCACCCTTCTCACCGACCGGACGAGGCGTCCGGCAGTCGCTCTGCCGGATGCGCCTGCCGCGGCGACCTCCGGGCTGCGGGGCGCCGCGGCACGTGTCCTCTTCGAGCGTGTTGCGCACCGACTGCCGATCGTCGTGGAGTACGGGCCGTCGTCTGCCCGGACCCATGGGGACCTTCCGACCATGACTATCACCGACCCCGACGCGTTCTTCCGTCGCATCGGCTCGGACGGCCTGATCGGGCTCGGCGAGTCGTACATGGCGGGGGAGTGGACCGCAGACGACCTCGTCGGTGTGCTCGTCCCGTTCGCCGAGCGGATCGGGACAGTGGTTCCGCGATCCCTGCAGCGACTCCGACGCCTGCTGCTTCCGACCCAACCGTCCGACGAGGAGAACTCCGTCGACAACACGCGGTCGAACATCTCGCGTCACTACGACCTGTCGAATGATCTTTTTGCGCTGTTCCTCGACGAGACGCTCACCTACTCGAGTGCGCATTTCGGATCGGACGAGCAGGCCGCAGCCACCGAATGGGACGGACTCGCCGACGCGCAGCGCGCCAAGATCGACCGTCTCCTCGACCACGCGCAGGTCGGGGCGGGAACCCGCGTCCTCGAGATCGGCACCGGCTGGGGTGAACTCGCCCTGCGCGCCGCAGCCCGCGGGGCGACGGTCCGCTCGGTGACACTCTCAGCTGAGCAGCGCGCGCACGCCCTGCACCGGGCACACGAAGCGGGCCTGGACGACCGCATCCGGGTCGACCTGCTGGACTACCGCGCTGTCGACGGCGAGTACGACGCCGTCGTCTCCGTCGAGATGATCGAGGCCGTCGGCATGGCGTACTGGCCGACCTATTTCAAGACGGTCGAGAGGCTCCTCGCTCCCGCCGGGCGAGCCGCGATTCAGGCGATCACGATGCCCCACGACCGGATGCTCTCGTCTGCGCGGACTTACACGTGGATCCACAAGTACATCTTTCCCGGCGGGCAGATCCCCTCTGACGAGGCCATGCGCGATGCCGCGGCGAGCGCGGGCCTGCGGATCGACGCCGTCGAGGAGTTCGGGATGCACTACGCGCGGACGTTGCGGTTGTGGCGGGAACGGTTCGAGGGACAGTGGCCGCTGATCGCCGATCTCGGTTTCGACGAGACCTTCCGGCGGATGTGGACGTTCTATCTCGCCTACTCCGAGGCCGGGTTCGCCGCTCGCTATCTGGACGTGGTGCACTTGCGTTTCGTGAAGAACAAGAACTGA
- a CDS encoding DUF1365 domain-containing protein, with translation MTRAQIVPVRISHIRRSPVDHRFTHRSLQWLVDLDELPRLPFGLRGFARFAADDHFDRGSETGRSLRAKLDDAVRAQGVPAPTGRVTALLSPRVAGYTFNPLSVYWCHDRAGRLEYVVAEVHNTYGGRHSYVVRTDQVGRARVAKDFYVSPFNEVDGVYRLSLPVPTADGRVSVAVVLERPGMPPFTATMTGHARPATVPAVLAANLTTPLAPWLVAVRIRIHGIRLWAAGLPIVPRNRTRTTEREAAR, from the coding sequence ATGACTCGCGCACAGATCGTTCCGGTGCGAATCTCGCACATCCGCCGATCGCCGGTGGATCACCGGTTCACCCACCGCAGCCTGCAGTGGCTCGTCGACCTCGACGAGCTGCCGCGGTTGCCGTTCGGGTTGCGCGGATTCGCGCGGTTCGCTGCCGACGACCATTTCGACCGCGGGAGTGAAACGGGGCGGAGTCTGCGCGCCAAGCTCGACGACGCTGTGCGCGCGCAGGGCGTGCCCGCGCCGACTGGAAGGGTCACCGCGCTGCTGTCTCCGCGAGTGGCCGGCTACACGTTCAACCCGCTGAGCGTCTACTGGTGCCACGATCGGGCGGGCCGCCTCGAATACGTGGTGGCGGAGGTCCACAACACGTACGGCGGACGCCACAGCTACGTGGTGCGCACCGATCAGGTGGGCCGGGCGAGGGTCGCCAAAGACTTCTACGTCTCGCCGTTCAACGAGGTGGACGGTGTCTACCGTCTGAGCCTGCCCGTACCGACCGCGGACGGACGGGTGTCGGTCGCGGTGGTGCTGGAGCGTCCGGGGATGCCGCCGTTCACCGCCACGATGACCGGGCACGCCCGCCCTGCCACCGTTCCCGCCGTGCTCGCGGCGAATCTGACGACTCCGCTCGCGCCATGGCTGGTCGCGGTGCGCATCCGCATCCACGGCATCCGCCTGTGGGCCGCGGGACTCCCGATCGTCCCCCGAAACAGAACCCGAACCACCGAACGAGAGGCTGCCCGATGA
- a CDS encoding FAD-dependent oxidoreductase, with protein MNTPKPLSPGSSIAVIGSGVAGLTSAHLLSHDYVVTLIEADARLGGHAHTQQLPTSDGRIHNVDTGFIVHNDRTYPTLLRLFDELGVSTQDTDMSMSVSSAVTGLEYAGALGVGGLFPSIRNALSIRHIRMLAEVKRFHSLAREVLDHRSDDVPLSSFVRSAGLSDYFVDNFLLPLVAAVWSCDSATAADYPARYLFAFLDHHGMLTVFGSPTWRTVVGGSDTYVRAVARGITESGGAVRTSSPVIALREDPDGVAVRTATSTDVYDAAIVATHPHQALAMLEQPSDAQRAVLGAMRYAPKHAVLHTDESLLPKAQRARASWNYQIRTDGDEVAVTYDLTRLMRLPDAAERALVTMGRTDLVDPSTVVAEMTYEHPIYDVESVSAQRRLAEVDTPRVAFAGAYHGWGFHEDGAAAGASAAVRFGGRWGRAGDDLLAGAVR; from the coding sequence GTGAACACTCCGAAACCACTCTCGCCAGGATCCTCCATCGCCGTCATCGGCAGCGGCGTCGCGGGTCTGACCTCGGCTCATCTCCTCTCGCACGACTACGTCGTCACGCTCATCGAGGCGGACGCACGGCTCGGCGGACACGCGCACACCCAGCAGCTTCCCACCTCGGACGGTCGCATCCACAACGTGGACACCGGGTTCATCGTCCACAACGACCGGACCTACCCGACCCTGCTCCGGCTGTTCGACGAACTGGGCGTGTCCACCCAGGACACCGACATGTCGATGTCCGTGTCGTCCGCGGTCACCGGCCTGGAGTACGCGGGCGCGCTCGGCGTCGGGGGTCTCTTCCCGAGCATTCGCAACGCGCTGAGCATTCGACACATCCGGATGCTCGCGGAGGTGAAGCGTTTCCACTCTCTCGCCCGAGAGGTTCTCGACCACCGGTCCGACGACGTCCCGCTCAGCAGTTTCGTCCGGTCGGCGGGTCTATCGGACTACTTCGTCGACAACTTCCTGCTCCCACTGGTGGCGGCGGTCTGGTCATGCGACTCGGCGACCGCGGCCGATTACCCGGCGAGATACCTTTTCGCCTTCCTCGATCACCACGGCATGCTCACGGTCTTCGGATCCCCCACCTGGCGAACCGTCGTCGGCGGCTCGGACACCTACGTCCGGGCGGTCGCTCGCGGCATCACCGAGTCCGGCGGAGCCGTGCGCACTTCGTCGCCGGTCATTGCGCTGCGTGAGGACCCAGACGGTGTTGCCGTCCGGACCGCGACCTCCACCGACGTCTACGACGCGGCGATCGTCGCGACCCATCCCCATCAGGCGCTCGCGATGCTCGAGCAGCCGTCGGACGCGCAGCGCGCCGTCCTCGGTGCGATGCGCTACGCGCCGAAGCACGCGGTGCTGCACACCGACGAGAGTCTCCTCCCGAAAGCACAACGGGCCCGCGCATCCTGGAACTATCAGATCCGGACCGACGGCGACGAGGTCGCCGTGACCTACGACTTGACGCGCCTGATGCGGCTGCCCGACGCCGCGGAAAGAGCACTGGTCACAATGGGGCGCACCGACCTCGTCGACCCGTCCACCGTCGTCGCCGAGATGACGTACGAGCACCCGATCTACGATGTCGAGTCCGTGTCGGCGCAGCGTCGTCTCGCCGAAGTGGACACGCCGAGGGTGGCGTTCGCCGGCGCGTACCACGGGTGGGGATTCCACGAAGACGGCGCGGCGGCGGGCGCATCGGCTGCCGTCCGGTTCGGTGGGCGGTGGGGTCGAGCCGGCGACGACCTCCTGGCCGGGGCCGTGCGATGA
- a CDS encoding TIGR01777 family oxidoreductase — MSIEFTSTVDAPIDEVFEWFGRPGALRRLLPPWQPMRAISEAGSLADGRAVLGLPGGLRWQAQHVGSDYSPPHRFVDERVVDGPTSIPPALAGPWRHVHDFREAPDGRTVMVDRVHTAVPEALLRSTFEYRHRQVADDLASHRTARERGFEPSVIAVSGASGMVGSALCAFLTTGGHRVIRLDRHGHDGRGDDVRIWDPTGPALDLFDGVDAVVHLAGAPIAGRFTDSHKAEIRDSRVEPTRLLAQAAAASSTVRTFVSASAIGFYGYARPDEVLTESSSKGGGFLADVVDDWERAARVPGMRAVQVRTGIVQSPTGGTLRLQRPIFAAGLGGPIGDGSQWLSWIDLDDLVDVYLRALFDDRLDGPVNAVAPAPVTGREYAKTLGRVLHRPAVLPVPEFGPALLLGRQGVRELAAADQHVDSRALNDVGHRFRHAILEESLRHQLGR, encoded by the coding sequence ATGAGCATCGAGTTCACAAGTACTGTCGACGCACCGATCGATGAGGTGTTCGAATGGTTCGGAAGGCCCGGCGCGCTCCGGCGTCTCCTGCCGCCGTGGCAGCCGATGCGCGCCATCAGCGAAGCCGGGTCGCTCGCGGACGGGCGTGCGGTCCTCGGACTGCCCGGCGGGCTGCGCTGGCAGGCGCAGCACGTCGGGTCCGACTACTCACCGCCGCATCGGTTCGTCGACGAGCGTGTCGTCGACGGGCCGACGAGCATCCCGCCTGCCCTCGCCGGGCCGTGGCGCCACGTGCATGATTTCCGTGAGGCGCCGGACGGACGAACTGTGATGGTCGACCGCGTTCACACCGCGGTGCCCGAAGCTCTGTTGCGGTCGACATTCGAATACCGGCACCGGCAGGTGGCCGACGACCTCGCGTCGCACCGTACGGCGCGAGAGAGGGGTTTCGAGCCGTCGGTGATCGCGGTGTCCGGAGCGTCCGGGATGGTCGGGTCGGCGCTGTGCGCCTTCCTGACCACCGGTGGTCACCGTGTGATCCGGCTCGACCGGCATGGACACGATGGGCGTGGCGACGATGTGCGGATCTGGGATCCGACCGGACCGGCACTCGACCTGTTCGACGGGGTCGACGCGGTGGTCCATCTGGCGGGCGCGCCGATCGCAGGTCGGTTCACCGACTCGCACAAGGCCGAGATCCGCGACTCCCGTGTGGAGCCGACGCGGCTGCTCGCGCAGGCCGCCGCAGCCTCGTCCACCGTGCGAACCTTCGTCAGCGCGTCCGCGATCGGCTTCTACGGGTACGCACGTCCGGATGAAGTGCTCACAGAATCGTCGTCGAAGGGCGGCGGGTTCCTCGCCGACGTCGTCGACGACTGGGAGCGCGCGGCCCGGGTGCCGGGCATGCGCGCCGTCCAGGTGCGGACCGGCATCGTGCAGAGTCCGACCGGCGGAACGCTCCGTCTGCAACGCCCGATCTTCGCCGCGGGCCTCGGCGGGCCGATCGGCGACGGCAGCCAATGGCTGTCGTGGATCGACCTCGACGATCTCGTCGACGTCTACCTGCGTGCGCTGTTCGACGACCGTCTCGACGGTCCGGTCAACGCGGTCGCGCCGGCACCGGTCACCGGTCGGGAGTATGCGAAGACGCTCGGGCGGGTGCTGCATCGTCCGGCGGTGCTTCCCGTTCCCGAGTTCGGGCCCGCACTGCTGCTGGGTCGGCAGGGCGTCCGAGAACTGGCGGCCGCCGACCAGCACGTCGACAGTCGTGCGCTCAACGACGTCGGGCACCGATTCCGGCACGCCATCCTCGAGGAGTCGTTGCGGCACCAACTCGGACGGTGA
- a CDS encoding fasciclin domain-containing protein, with translation MSIKQTTGAKIAAMGFAIALTATMAACSGDDSSDAADSTTATTTTTAMSTSGTMADPAADLVGPGCSAYAAKVPTGPGSVTGMSTEPVAVAASNNPLLTTLTAAVSGKLNPDVNLVDTLNGGEFTVFAPVDDAFKKVPADTLDALKTDDAGLKSLLTYHVVSGQAAPSKVAGEHKTVEGSTLEVTGSGNDLKVNGANVICGGVRTANATVYLIDQVLMPPAKK, from the coding sequence ATGAGCATCAAGCAGACGACCGGAGCGAAGATCGCCGCGATGGGCTTCGCCATCGCACTCACGGCGACCATGGCAGCGTGTTCGGGCGACGACTCGTCCGACGCGGCCGACTCGACCACCGCCACTACGACGACCACAGCGATGTCGACATCGGGGACGATGGCGGATCCGGCCGCGGACCTTGTCGGCCCCGGATGCTCCGCATACGCGGCGAAGGTCCCCACAGGTCCGGGATCGGTGACCGGCATGTCGACCGAACCGGTCGCCGTCGCAGCGTCGAACAACCCGCTGCTGACCACTCTGACGGCGGCGGTGTCCGGCAAGCTCAACCCCGACGTCAACCTCGTCGACACCCTCAACGGCGGCGAGTTCACCGTCTTCGCGCCGGTCGACGACGCCTTCAAGAAGGTTCCCGCCGACACACTCGACGCCCTCAAGACCGACGACGCCGGTCTCAAGTCGCTGCTGACCTACCACGTCGTCAGCGGGCAGGCCGCACCGTCCAAGGTCGCGGGAGAGCACAAGACCGTTGAAGGCTCCACCCTCGAGGTGACCGGCAGTGGGAACGATCTGAAGGTGAACGGCGCGAACGTGATCTGCGGTGGCGTCCGTACCGCCAATGCGACCGTCTACCTCATCGACCAGGTGCTCATGCCCCCGGCAAAGAAGTAG
- a CDS encoding cytochrome c biogenesis protein DipZ, which translates to MYTVVLIGFVGGLITGISPCILPVLPVIFFSGAQSSREAGDAETAAPDEPPRKRFAEASRPYRVIAGLVVSFATVTLIGSSLLSLLRLPQDTFRWAGLIVLTTIGVGLIFPAVERLLEKPFARLPMRQVGANRSGFGLGLALGVLYVPCAGPVLAAIVVAGATGEIGLQTVALTLAFALGAALPLLIFALAGRRIVERVSAFRRRQRGVRIAGGVMMIGLAVALVLDVPAALQRAIPDYAGTLQDSVGGADDLTSRLQLGGIVTDENRELSKCDDGAEQLQNCGRAPTLSGISEWFNTPDDAPLRLDDLRGKVVLIDFWAYSCINCQRSIPHVVDWYDKYRAKGLEVIGVHTPEYAFEKVPSNVSAAARRLGISYPIALDPSFSTWTAYRNSYWPAQYLIDATGTVRHIEFGEGGYGTSERLIRELLVQARPGVALPESSERDDTTPTASTTPETYLGVGKVVNFAGGGSYEAGTGSFTAPDDQAGDSFALNGRWTLDYQGATAVADSSISLHYRAKNVFIVAGGTGTLRVTRDGVTSAVRIDGPPTLHQIVSTEDNGSGRVDVSVPDGLQVYSFTYG; encoded by the coding sequence ATGTACACAGTCGTGCTCATCGGATTCGTCGGCGGCCTGATCACCGGCATCTCTCCGTGCATCCTCCCCGTCCTGCCCGTGATCTTCTTCTCCGGCGCGCAGAGCTCCCGCGAGGCCGGAGATGCCGAGACGGCCGCTCCAGACGAACCTCCACGCAAGCGCTTCGCGGAGGCCTCTCGGCCGTACCGAGTGATAGCGGGGTTGGTGGTCAGCTTCGCGACCGTGACCTTGATCGGGTCGAGCCTGCTGTCACTGCTCCGCCTGCCGCAGGACACGTTCCGGTGGGCAGGCTTGATCGTCCTCACGACCATCGGTGTGGGCCTGATATTTCCAGCGGTCGAACGGCTGCTCGAGAAGCCGTTCGCGCGACTGCCGATGCGGCAGGTCGGGGCGAACAGGTCGGGCTTCGGTCTCGGCCTCGCGCTCGGCGTCCTCTACGTGCCGTGTGCGGGACCGGTCCTGGCGGCCATCGTCGTCGCCGGGGCCACCGGCGAGATCGGACTGCAGACGGTCGCCTTGACTCTGGCGTTTGCACTCGGCGCCGCCTTGCCACTGCTGATCTTCGCGCTCGCCGGACGGCGGATCGTTGAACGGGTGTCGGCGTTCCGACGCCGTCAGCGCGGTGTCCGCATCGCGGGCGGCGTGATGATGATCGGGTTGGCCGTCGCGCTCGTGCTCGACGTCCCGGCTGCCTTGCAACGAGCCATCCCCGACTACGCCGGGACGTTGCAGGACTCGGTCGGGGGCGCCGACGACCTGACGTCACGGCTCCAACTCGGCGGAATCGTCACAGATGAGAATCGAGAGCTGTCCAAGTGCGATGACGGCGCCGAGCAACTGCAGAACTGCGGCCGGGCGCCCACGCTGTCCGGGATCAGCGAATGGTTCAACACCCCGGACGATGCGCCTCTCCGTCTCGACGACCTCCGCGGCAAGGTGGTTCTCATCGATTTCTGGGCGTACTCCTGCATCAACTGCCAGCGATCGATCCCCCACGTCGTCGACTGGTACGACAAGTACCGCGCCAAGGGCCTTGAGGTGATCGGCGTCCACACTCCCGAGTACGCGTTCGAGAAGGTCCCGTCGAATGTGTCTGCCGCGGCGCGCCGCCTCGGCATCTCGTATCCGATTGCACTGGACCCGTCGTTCTCGACGTGGACGGCGTACCGGAACAGTTACTGGCCTGCCCAATATTTGATCGACGCTACGGGCACCGTCCGCCACATCGAGTTCGGTGAGGGCGGCTACGGAACCTCTGAGCGTCTCATCCGTGAGCTGCTGGTCCAGGCTCGTCCGGGAGTCGCCCTTCCGGAGTCGTCCGAGCGGGACGACACCACGCCGACCGCCTCGACTACCCCGGAGACGTATCTCGGAGTCGGCAAGGTGGTCAACTTCGCGGGCGGCGGGTCGTATGAAGCCGGGACCGGCTCCTTCACGGCACCGGACGACCAGGCGGGCGACTCCTTCGCGTTGAACGGCCGATGGACGCTCGACTATCAGGGTGCGACCGCGGTGGCCGACTCGTCGATCTCACTGCATTACCGCGCGAAGAACGTGTTCATCGTCGCCGGCGGCACCGGAACCCTGCGCGTGACCCGCGACGGGGTCACCTCGGCGGTCCGGATCGACGGTCCGCCCACACTCCACCAGATCGTGTCGACCGAGGACAACGGCAGCGGCCGGGTCGACGTGTCCGTACCCGACGGACTGCAGGTGTACTCGTTCACCTACGGCTGA
- a CDS encoding exodeoxyribonuclease III produces the protein MRVATWNVNSVKQRVPRLLPWLDERQPDVVCLQETKVSDDAFTAELGDELTSRGYEFAHAGQGQWNGVALLSRVGLDDVRVAFPGAPGFPDPAGDPEGRAISAVCAGVRVHSLYVPNGREVDSDHYDYKLNWLEALRTSIAGEAETTMICGDYNIIPTDADAFDPSAFVGHTHVTPRERDALASLEALGLHDVMRDRWPDERIYTYWDYRAGMFHKDLGMRIDLILAGGPIAERVQASWVDRKARKGTKPSDHAPVFVDLDTAPDGDIGPVVPPPSRPARVAAGSVKLPHTVAD, from the coding sequence ATGCGTGTTGCGACCTGGAATGTGAACTCGGTGAAACAGCGAGTCCCTCGGCTGCTGCCGTGGCTCGACGAGCGGCAGCCCGACGTCGTCTGCCTGCAGGAGACCAAGGTGTCCGACGACGCGTTCACTGCTGAACTCGGCGACGAGTTGACCTCACGCGGGTACGAATTCGCACATGCGGGCCAGGGCCAGTGGAACGGTGTCGCCCTGCTCAGCAGGGTGGGACTCGACGATGTGCGGGTCGCGTTTCCCGGTGCGCCGGGCTTCCCCGATCCAGCGGGAGACCCTGAAGGGCGCGCGATCTCCGCTGTGTGTGCGGGCGTCCGCGTCCACTCCCTGTATGTGCCTAACGGCCGCGAGGTCGACTCGGATCACTACGACTACAAGCTCAACTGGCTCGAAGCGCTCCGCACGAGTATCGCCGGCGAAGCCGAGACGACGATGATCTGCGGCGACTACAACATCATCCCGACCGACGCCGACGCGTTCGACCCCTCGGCGTTCGTCGGTCACACCCATGTGACTCCACGCGAACGGGACGCGCTCGCCTCGCTCGAGGCGCTCGGCCTGCACGACGTGATGCGGGACCGTTGGCCGGATGAGCGCATCTACACCTACTGGGACTATCGCGCGGGGATGTTCCACAAGGACCTCGGAATGCGGATCGACCTGATCCTCGCGGGAGGCCCGATCGCTGAACGAGTCCAGGCGTCGTGGGTGGACCGGAAGGCCCGTAAGGGCACCAAGCCGAGTGACCACGCACCCGTGTTCGTCGACCTCGACACCGCACCCGACGGCGACATCGGCCCGGTCGTCCCGCCGCCGTCGCGTCCGGCGAGAGTCGCCGCCGGGTCGGTGAAGCTGCCGCACACGGTGGCCGACTGA